The Osmerus eperlanus chromosome 1, fOsmEpe2.1, whole genome shotgun sequence genome includes the window ACATCCGTGCTGCAGAGTTCCAGGGCAGCAGGGTCGCTTACGTCAAGGACAGtccagaagaaaaaaacagctatgCATTAAGAGGTGCTGGATTCAAAGAGACAAGGACTAAATTCCCAATTTGACATAGCAAACAAAAAGGTCTGTCCATCAACCCCATTAGAGCTCAGGAGAAAGCCTATCCCTGCAGGGAATACAACCTAGAATTCACCCCATTTCTTCAGTtgcacactcactcaaacacattGTCTAGGATGAATATTATGCAAGACAAGTAGAATAAAAGTCCCAAAAGAAACATAACTTTTATGATTATAAAGCTTGATGCAAGAGGACAATGATAGCCAAGTTAGCTATCATTCATtagaaatgaataaatgtaaatgtaagttacaGAGCACCGTTTTGAATATACAAACAGCTCCAATAATACTCAAACTACATGCTTGCTCAAATTGCTTTGCACAAACACAGTTCTATGTAGGTTTCTTAGGGCAGCCAAAACATATGTTACAATGTGGCATtcagagagaaggggatggtaagcagacagacagatagctgCATTACAGCAGTCACACACTCCATTCCAGTGGTAAATGGCCTTTTGGATTCCAGCCTACATGCATTGTCTCCTTTCAGGCCCTGTAAAAGCCCTCTGTTTTCCCAGAGGCATTTGCCCTACCAGTCTCTTTCCATGTGATTTTGGCAGTCAGTCCAGGATGAAATTCATGAGGAAATCAGTCATTATAGGGCATTTCTGAATTTTATATGGAGCCTTGTAGATAGTTACAGTAATTTCTAGCTGCAACCTAAGCAGTGCTTTATATTCTTCTATTTCAGTCACTCCATCAGACTATCTTTCTGGGATATCCCAATACCCAGCACTCACAAGACATGTTTGCTTGTGCAGACACTTACTTTTCACTGGAATTGTAGTAGTAATGGGAGTGGTAGAAATAGTGGTGGAAGAGGTGGCAGCGGTTGTTGTGGTGGTAGTAGCTGAAGTAGTAGAACCAATGGTAGAATTACCCTGTCCCGTACCATAGGTAAAGAAGGACCCTATAGGATGGAACACATTATAGAAGCGTTGATACCGAACTTTTAGGACGTTTAACGGAAATCATGAAATGAGGACACCAGTTAGCATAGAGAAGAAAGTTATTTCTTTAAAATGTGAATCAATTACTCTACTATCGCTAACATCCCAACACAAATACTCTTAACATGGTATGAACTAGATATACTTGTTTTACAGTTTGGCTCAAATTcagtgtgtgcaggtgtagcTATATCTATTGTAAGAGAGAACTGATTATATAAATTAGACCTCCATCAGACAGGGAAGCCTCTTAGTTATTGATGATGAGGCCCTCTGAGTATTACCAAGTACAACGTCCAACAAAGAGACTGTGCTGCGTCCTACTGATCAGCCAACCAAAGGAGCAGGGTCAAGTATCCATCACTAACAGGATGAGTCCATTAAAAAACTATACATAGCTGGTGTTCACACACAGACGATAAAGAGTTAGAATACAGGCTTACAGGAATACAGGAAATACAGGCTTTTTAAATGGAAAAGGCCTACATGTGGATGGATCAACTGAGGAAAATCCACCAAACAAGTTAACATTTTTGTCTTCTGTCTTCATAAATGAAATCACCCACATCAAAGGGATCCAGGCAATTAATTTAGCTGTGGGTCATAGGTGCACAGCAGACCATTTCCCGATAGGATCATTAATTAACGTACATGAACTTGCATGAATTAGACTAGTCCACTTGATACCACGTTTATGTAATCAAAACACGTATTTGATCATGCACACACGATGCACATCTATCACATTTTTAAACAAATATTTGTTTCAACAAGGTTTTAGCACTCACCAGTAATGAGAAAGATCGTGTCCCAGAAAACGCGATTCATTGTGAAGTCTTGTTTTTGCTTATCCACCAAAATGTGAGTAGCCAATACAGCTTTCTCCAGTCCATTAACACTTGTAGGCCTAATTACACGTTCTTATTAGAAAAGAAAATGTTACACTCTAAAACTGATTTGATATTAAATCCTGTCTATGCTACGTAGGCTACTTTATTGACCGTCTGCAAGTTAGCAAACAAATGTTCAGACTTCAGCCAATGCCAAGTGCAAGCGTAGTGTGCGTGAATGACATGTCATCGTTAAAGTGTCTTTTAAGAAGTAATTAAATCTCTTATTATTTTCTGAATATTTTTTTCCGTAACGCTACTTTCCATTATAAAGACGGTCAATCCAAATGGCTTCCTTTCGAATGGTCTGCATCAATAGAAGACACCTCCAAGAACACGTATCTAATCTCATCCCCCTCCGAGGATCCACTGAAGAGACAGTGAGATACGCTAATTGAAAAGAAAGGGGAGAGTTCATTCAACATTCGGCATGGCTCACCACTCCTTCTTCCCAgtagggggagggcagggaagtCCAAACGCCCAAATGAGTCCGCTTGAAGTGTAAAATAGGACTACACTTATCACAAGAATTAAATTAGGCTTTCATAATTCAATTTCATAACTCAATAACTAAATATCTAATGTCCTCATATTTTTACTTACAACAGTAGTAGCCTAGCTTTGACAACAGTTGTTGACTATTTCAACAACCAGAATGTGTAGGACCTATGCTCTGtaacaaaacaaatatatagGCTAAATCAATATAAATAGCATATCATTGTTGGCGAATTAAGCCTAGGCCTACATTACAACTTTTTCAACAAAATTAATGTAAAGGAAAAACATAGGAACGTGGAATAATCCAAGTTGACGGGCCACTCTTAGTTTAACTGTCGATCATGCCTCTGACATTTGGTCTTCAACTCCGTTAGCTCCTCTTAGGCTACTCATCCTAAACGGGCCTCATTTTTATATATGTTCAGGTCATGTAGCCCACTTTTGTCGACAGTAGCTGTTTTAGCTCCATCTGGTGGCTAGATAGCGCCAGTCACCATGCCACAGAGCCGCAAATTTGTAACTACGATCACTCGCTCAGTGTACAGGAGTGAGTCAGAAAACAGTTTTGAGTGCTCTCCCAAACAGTGATTTTAGCGTATCCAGTGTTTAAAACAACCATACTCGATTCAGCATGTCAGATCTTGCTGTGGAAAAGGTACCGTAACATTTTACATTATACGTCATATTTTAAAATACATGAGAAAAATGTGCCTACTATCCAGATACCCATGAAGCTTAAAGTCACCAGTACTCAAGTCTCAGCAAATGTGTGCTATTGTTACAATTGGTCCTCTCAGTTGTTCTCTGGTACAGTATACTACATTCCAATGTGTTATGTATAACCTCAGGTGTAACGCTAAAATTGTTAATTTGACCACCCTGTGCTTAGGGTGCCAGATGTTGATATAGGCTCTCCAATTTCTCATTTGAAATGAATACTGACAGATATACCTTAACAGGGCAATGTCCGAATGTTGGCATTAATGGTAACTTCAGCTGCTATTGGAGGCACACTTCAGTATGGCTACAACCTTGCCATCATGAATGCGCCTACCATTGTAAGATCATCATCCCCACcatcttgtgtgtttgtatttgtgtcttCTGTCAGTGAAACCCTGTTTTTTCCATTATCGGTTTTCTTTGTCTGAGCTCATACCGTAGATTAATGTGTGACTATTCTCTTTACTTGCAGTTCATTCAGAATTTTGTAAATGAGACATTCCTGGAGCGCTGGGATGTCCAGTTGCAGGATTACCAAGTGACACTGGTTTGGACCTTCATTGTGTCAATATTCTCCCTGGGAGGCTTGGCAGGAGCTCTTATAGGTGGACCTATGGCCATACACTTTGGAAGGTAATGAAAGGCATAAAAGAGTCAAATCAATGCCATTTGCAAGGTGTCTTGAACAACTTGTTATGGTTGGTATACAAACAAGTTGTTGAAATGGCAGAACACTAGTGGTTGCACATTTTTACACACCCACAATGTCTCAACTATCCATTTATCTCAGTGGAGGGAGACTTAAAGTACAACAATCACAGCTAAACTGTAATAGGAAAAAACAATGTTTGACCAAAACAGTAATTCATTGTTCTGTGGAGGTGAGTCTTCAGTCTGCAATCATGCTGTGCAGGCAGCACcataacacaacaacacaattaCTGTTAAGTTTTCAACAATCATACCCCTCCACAATGTAACCATAGAGTCAAGATCAGAAAAgatcatgaaagtttgcacagacaaggaatttactttggcaggaaggtacatacattcaacatatagggatCATAAATTTTGAATAGTGGTGTACaagactaactatactaacagTACATATTTGCATGTACAACAAAACCGACTCACCTAAACAGGATTACCTATTTTTAGATGATAGAGATGGTCCGATCAGTGATGTCTGATCCACAGCAGCCCACATTTGAGTGAAAACAAAACAGATGTGTTCTTTTATTGATCCATCAGGAAGAAAACCTTGCTGTTGAACAACATTTTCCTGATGCTGGGTTCAGTCTTAGCTCTGACAAGTAGAGCTGCCAAATCTTTTGAAATGATCATCCTCTCTCGAATCTTGGTTGGAATCAATGCTGGTACAGAGGGCTGTGTTATATTACCCTTTTGACAGTATCCTTAATGCATTCTCCATGTGCTTATAAGTATGTCTACTTTTGAAGTGGGGGAAAATGGTTGAACAATTACAAATTCCAAGTGTACGTTTCCTGTATGTATGTTTGCAGGGATCAGTATGAATGTACAACCTATGTATTTTGGAGAAAGTGCTCCAAAGCATCTGCGAGGAGCAGTGTCCCTGTCATCAGCTGTCTTTACATCATTTGGAGTGGTTTTGGGACAGGTCGTTGGTCTCCGGTAAACACagataacacacaaacataagttGTACTGTATTGGAACCCAATATGCAGTTCCATGCTCCACGGTTTAAATTTGGGATGATGACATCCACGCCATGTCACTTTGCAGGGAGATCTTGGGCAGTGAACCCCACTGGCAGTACCTCTTAGCCAGTAATGCCATCCCAGGCATAGTTCAGCTTCTGACTTTACCCTGGTTCCCTGAAAGCCCTCGCTATCTCCTCATCGACAAAGGGGACAAGGAAGCTTGTATCAATGGTAGGTGAGATACTGTAAGCCCTCCCCTGTGTTTGTCGAGAAGAAGAAACAGTTAAGTAAAGATTGAGTTGTAatggtgttttttgttgttcctCCATGTTAGCTCTGCGGATTCTGCGCGGGTGTGAGGTCCAGCGAAGTGAGCTGGATGagatcctgcaggaacaggctgAGGCCAAGGGTTTAAAAGCCAGCCGGCCATGGGAGCTGTTCACTGACCGCAGCGTTCGCTGGCAACTACTGACCATCATAGCTACAAGCAGCGCTATGCAACTATGTGGCAATGACTCGGTGAGACGTGACAGGACCTCATGTAAGGTCCTGTATGATGGTGGCAACTTAAGATCCTTTTAAATGTTGAGTCCCATACTTTATTATGGTCCTCCCAAGTAAGGTTACTGCCTGCCAAGTTGTCTCTCtcctttaatattttttttcttagtGTGTAAGAAAACCTATGGGGATGTAAGTGACCTACCTCTGAAGCACACCACTGTCTGCTTGTAAAAAACACACCAGATGAGATCAACAATGGCTCAAGTTTCCCCTGGGCGGTCTTTCCATAGCACAGACACGACAGTGGATGTTCTATCAATATTTCATACTGTGTGCGGACAGCTTCAATTTCAGTGTACCTTTAAAACAATGTGCACTGATCATGACACAGTTTTGCTGTTTTAATGCTTTGTTAAGGGAATTATTGGTGATCAGAACAGAATGTTTACACTGTAATTCAAAAAGGTAAAGAACATACACATTTGTTTGTCGCCTGTATGTCCCAAACAGCCTACTAGATTGTTCAAGTCACTGAAGTGTTTTTTGGTTTGAAAACAGGGATTATTAGAGGAGGTTATTTTCGTCTTGATTTATAATTCCAATTCAATGTTCGATGTTTTAATAACTGTGGAAAAATGTGTCTCTTCCTCACAGATTTACTTCTATGCCTCCTATGTGTTTCAAGAGGCTGGGATGTCTTCTGAAAAGATCCAATACATCACCATAGGCACTGGCACGTGTGAATTTACAgcctgtataatgtgtgtgagtattcCAGAAGGATGCATGTGGCAGTTATGTAAGTACCTAGAaggttgggagagagggagttttCTTCTCTAGTTAAGTATTGCAACTGGGCTACTAAAATAGCTTCTCTGTAAGACAATATCTTGCATTCCAGAGCCAGCTAAAGCTTTTCACTGGCTTACTGTTCGGATTATAATGAATTACATGAAGGCGAGGTTGAAGCTGAAAAGTATGTTGTTCGATGTACCTTTCCTCAGAATCTGCTGATTGAGAGGCAAGGCAGAAGATTTTTGTTGATGGGGGGGTACATTTTGATGACAGGCTGGGCAGTCATCTTCACAGTAGCACTGTCCCTTGAGGTATGTATCCAACTCAAGCCTGTCTTTGACTTTTTTAATTAATTCAATACATCACTCATCCACTAGGAGTCATAGTTTCTGCATGATACAGGTCTGACCAGGAGGTgttgggtggatgggtgggattcacaaaaaaaactcaaataaaaAGCTTCCACTCGCCCAGAGATATAAAGTACTACTGTGATTTGGTCTGTAATCTTTTATGACATGTTTAATCAATTTAACTTTTCACAAAAACAGCACAATATACAGTGGATGTCGTACTTGAGCATGGCATGCATCTTCACTTATATTCTGAGCTTTGGCATGGGACCAGGTATGTCTGAAGTTGTATCACAATGGGGCACAGCTTACACGAGAGATGTGATGATTTATAAGAAAtatacccttgcatcatactcAGATAATATCACGTAATACTCAGATTTTCTATGTAATTGCAGTACGACAAATAGAGTTGTATACCTTTTTTGTTGTTCCCTTCCCAAATCAATTACATTAATTTTCCAACAAATTTGTATTTGCCCTCAGCTGGAGTGACTGGGATCCTGCCTACAGAGATCTTCAGTCAGACTGCCCGGCCCGCAGCCTACATGATAGCTGGTTTTATGATGTGGCTAAACCTCTTCATAATAGGAATGATATTTCCATTCCTAGTGGTTAGTAGCAGCAATAGCAAACACCAATATATGTATCAGCACAATACACGTTCACACCACACTTATGTCTCTTTGTCTAACTGCCatactctgttctctctctttagaGTGAGTTGGGCCAATTCTGCTTTGTCCCCTTTGGAATTGTCTGCTTTCTGTCTGCTCTGTTCGTGGGCTTGGTTCTGCCTGAGACCAAGGGAAAGACATTGACAGTCATTGCAAATGAGTTCCACAAGCTGAACTACAGAAGCCAGGACAGGCAGATTTTAACTACCACTCAGGGCCAGTACCAACTGGGTGAAATGTGCAAGTCCACTGCCTTATAATTATGCTTTCAGCACAGCCTGACAAGTAGGTTAATCAGATTGTATCACCAAAGTTACCTCAAAATGTCAGAAGTTCCTTACAAAATGTTGTGAACATCCATAGTTTGAGGAATTATTTCGATGAATCCAAAGTGTAACTTTTGAATCTGTTACTTCAAATAGATTGTTGTTTGTTTCAATTTGATGTAGTAAAATAAATAATCTTGAATATATATGACTGCTACTATTGATCTCTATATGTTTCATCCTGATACAGCCAAATAGTTTGAAACCACAACTATGTTTTTACACAACCAAAGTAATAGTGGCAGACGTTCAATATTCTTTATACCCATATGCATAAAAAGCACTAGCAGAATTTCACAAAatctaaaaatacaaaaaacgtATAGATTAATGAATTCCTAGCCAGACTGTGACCACAGTGTCCTGAAAATTGCATCTCTTAATACTCTTAAAAAGATCATCtataatgttcctgttcctttTGTGGTCTTTCAAAATCATACAATGTCCCCATATTCAATGAAAGAAATGTTATGTAGTTGGGATAATGATCATATGAACTAAGCCATTTCCTGGAGGTTGGCTGACATGCATTGGAAAAATAAGAACAATATGTATACTTTTGTAGCTACGTTCATTTACAACATTGTAATTACTCTAAATATCCATCATTCAAAGACAAAACATTTAATAAAATGTATTCATAAACATGTATTCATGTATAAGGGTTCACACCTGACATATTTGGACAGTTTCAAACGGACCATGGTCCGTTTTCTCTGAAAGTCCGGTTCGTTTGGAGAGGTGAGAACATGCATTCGAACTCAAAATGCATGCGGACCAAACAACCGAACCATGGTTCCTCTAACAGACGGGACTCGGTCCGGTTCCAAGTGAACCATTCAGTTCAGTTCGCTTTAGGTGTTAACGTAATCGTAATTATTTAGTGATACTGATATAAAGGGTTATTATTGCACAGTGGACCAATGTCggttgaaaattaaaaaacgtAGGCAACAATACATAAAAGTGGAAAAGTGTTAGCTCGTCGGACGAAAGAAAATAATTCCCATGGTTTGATGACCTGGATATAATAGTGGGTAAAAGACCAACGAGCAACCCAAAATACGTGCTCGTGCAAAACCAAATCATAACAATTAAAGATATTACAATCGCAAtacgctgctgttgctccattgTTGTTCGTGACAAGGAAGTGATTTTCcctcacagttttttttttacaaatgtctttttttttttttttttacaaacgtcattgtttttttttacaaacgttGGTTTGcttaaaacaggaagtgaacaaTAACCGCACCTTAATGAAAAATGCAACAAAGTAGCAACTCATCCACTGATTCTGACCAAGCAATCGGACTGTGAAACCACCCTAATATTAATTGTCCCCCTTCTCAATAAATACAGGACATACAGGAACTTgcaaaaaaactgtatttgtaCTACCTTGTGCTATTTGATTAACCTGACTCACCAGATGGTTTGTCACACATATCCATCTGGGAAGTCGGCCGGTACAAAATACATGACAG containing:
- the slc2a11a gene encoding solute carrier family 2, facilitated glucose transporter member 11, encoding MSDLAVEKGNVRMLALMVTSAAIGGTLQYGYNLAIMNAPTIFIQNFVNETFLERWDVQLQDYQVTLVWTFIVSIFSLGGLAGALIGGPMAIHFGRKKTLLLNNIFLMLGSVLALTSRAAKSFEMIILSRILVGINAGISMNVQPMYFGESAPKHLRGAVSLSSAVFTSFGVVLGQVVGLREILGSEPHWQYLLASNAIPGIVQLLTLPWFPESPRYLLIDKGDKEACINALRILRGCEVQRSELDEILQEQAEAKGLKASRPWELFTDRSVRWQLLTIIATSSAMQLCGNDSIYFYASYVFQEAGMSSEKIQYITIGTGTCEFTACIMCNLLIERQGRRFLLMGGYILMTGWAVIFTVALSLEHNIQWMSYLSMACIFTYILSFGMGPAGVTGILPTEIFSQTARPAAYMIAGFMMWLNLFIIGMIFPFLVSELGQFCFVPFGIVCFLSALFVGLVLPETKGKTLTVIANEFHKLNYRSQDRQILTTTQGQYQLGEMCKSTAL